Proteins from a genomic interval of Phycisphaerae bacterium RAS1:
- a CDS encoding Type IIS restriction enzyme Eco57I, which translates to MGTAPTSVLDLVEKFRTNSEHYRSSAYNETLCRIDFINPLFAALGWDVANAGGYADAYRDVIHEDSLRVGEGLKAPDYSFRIGGTRKFFVEAKKPGVNLKSDPVPAYQLRRYAWSAKLPLSVLTDFEEFAVYDCRQKPSQNDKPSVGRLIYCTFEEYAEKWGDIAAVFSRDAVLKGAFDRFAESARGKRGTTEVDRAFLAEIEGWRDALARNVALRNPEISQRDLNFAVQRIIDRIIFLRIAEDRGMEPYSQLASLLNGERVYERLGVFFRAADQRYNSGIFHFERERDRSEPPDELTPTLSVDDKVLKDIVRNLYYPDSPYAFGVLPADILGQVYEQFLGKVIRLTTGHRAVVEEKPEVRKAGGVYYTPTYIVDYIVRHTVGRLLGVLEQSAGTDGAGAVLAPDAITPKDAAKLRILDPACGSGSFLIAAYQFLLDWHLKWYSEHDPEKLARGKSPPIYQATRGRESAGADATNGSGWRLTTSERKRILLNSIFGVDIDPQAVEVTKLSLLLKVLEGESGETLTNQWRLLHERALPDLGDNIKCGNSLIGPDFYENQQLLLLDDEARYKINVFDWNDEFRTIIRSGGFDAIVANPPYGASFSRAEEQYLRSRYRTPANSLDSFLLFVERAGQLLRNDGQFGMIIPSGWTSLPSAMPLRMLFVEQFRPTSFVSLPFDVFAAYVDCVIVTAQKWDRAEASTAIDLYVFPARHKIATVEEFECFHKSSDLGLWRTSPRFEFLVTCSTDETRLINKLRTTGFVLGDELSVKRGIETFQPVRFKKGLTNPQTAFAGVLQRYILEPGQRLFISFPPDIQRSKPVEYFSSNRILLRQVLSRSLRLQATYTEEFMLTSQSVQSLIPSASSRGVLSLLQILAILNSKLLSWFFVRLNAAARRDDFPKIILEQTRELPLPHQSATSKAHAPNLARLDRLVNSMLALNQSLSQTRIDHEATAAARQITAVDRQIDRIVYELFDLTESEIDLVEDTALRL; encoded by the coding sequence ATGGGGACTGCACCGACTTCCGTTCTTGATCTGGTCGAGAAGTTCCGCACAAACAGCGAGCATTATCGCTCATCCGCGTACAACGAAACGCTGTGCCGCATCGATTTCATCAACCCGCTTTTTGCGGCGCTGGGCTGGGACGTTGCGAACGCCGGCGGCTACGCCGACGCCTATCGGGATGTCATTCACGAAGACTCGCTCCGCGTCGGCGAAGGCCTGAAGGCGCCCGACTATTCGTTCCGCATCGGCGGCACACGCAAGTTCTTTGTCGAGGCCAAGAAGCCGGGCGTCAACCTGAAGTCTGATCCGGTTCCGGCGTATCAGCTCCGTCGCTATGCCTGGTCGGCGAAGCTCCCGCTCTCGGTCCTGACCGATTTCGAGGAATTCGCGGTCTACGACTGTCGCCAGAAGCCCAGCCAGAATGACAAACCGTCGGTGGGCCGGCTGATCTACTGCACGTTCGAGGAGTACGCCGAAAAATGGGGCGACATTGCCGCGGTCTTCTCGCGCGACGCGGTGCTCAAGGGCGCCTTCGACCGCTTCGCGGAATCCGCGCGCGGCAAGCGGGGGACAACGGAGGTGGACCGCGCCTTTCTCGCCGAAATCGAGGGCTGGCGCGACGCGCTGGCGCGCAACGTCGCTTTGCGCAATCCGGAAATCTCGCAACGCGACCTTAACTTCGCCGTTCAGCGGATCATCGACCGGATCATCTTTCTGCGCATCGCCGAAGACCGGGGCATGGAGCCCTATTCGCAGCTCGCGTCGCTCCTCAATGGCGAGCGTGTCTACGAGCGCCTGGGCGTGTTCTTCCGCGCCGCTGATCAGCGCTACAACTCGGGAATCTTTCACTTCGAACGCGAGCGCGATCGCAGCGAGCCGCCGGACGAGCTGACGCCGACGCTGAGCGTCGACGACAAGGTGCTCAAGGACATTGTTCGAAACCTGTACTACCCCGACAGCCCGTACGCGTTTGGCGTGTTGCCGGCGGATATTCTCGGGCAGGTCTACGAGCAGTTCCTCGGAAAAGTCATCCGCCTCACGACCGGTCACCGGGCGGTCGTCGAGGAAAAGCCGGAAGTCCGAAAGGCCGGCGGCGTCTACTACACACCGACATACATCGTCGACTACATCGTCCGGCATACGGTCGGCCGGCTGCTCGGAGTGCTCGAGCAAAGCGCCGGCACGGATGGCGCAGGTGCGGTCCTTGCTCCGGACGCGATAACACCGAAAGACGCCGCGAAGCTGCGAATACTCGATCCGGCCTGCGGGTCCGGTTCGTTCCTGATCGCCGCGTATCAGTTCCTGCTCGACTGGCATCTGAAGTGGTATTCAGAGCACGACCCCGAGAAACTCGCCCGCGGCAAGAGCCCGCCGATCTATCAGGCGACGCGCGGCCGCGAGTCCGCGGGCGCTGATGCGACCAATGGGAGCGGATGGAGACTGACGACGTCGGAGCGCAAGCGAATCCTGCTGAACAGCATCTTCGGCGTGGACATCGACCCGCAGGCGGTCGAGGTGACGAAACTATCGCTCCTGCTCAAGGTGCTCGAGGGCGAGTCCGGCGAGACGCTGACAAATCAATGGCGATTGCTGCATGAGCGGGCGCTGCCGGACCTGGGCGACAACATCAAGTGCGGAAACTCGCTGATCGGGCCAGACTTTTACGAGAATCAGCAGTTGCTACTGCTGGATGACGAGGCGCGCTACAAGATCAACGTGTTTGATTGGAATGACGAGTTTCGGACGATCATCAGATCGGGTGGGTTTGACGCGATCGTCGCAAACCCGCCGTATGGCGCGTCGTTCTCGCGAGCCGAGGAACAATACCTGCGTTCGCGATACCGGACTCCGGCAAACTCACTTGACAGTTTCTTGCTGTTTGTAGAGCGTGCGGGTCAGTTACTTCGTAACGACGGGCAGTTCGGCATGATCATCCCGTCCGGGTGGACTTCGTTACCTTCAGCAATGCCTCTAAGGATGCTGTTTGTCGAGCAGTTTCGGCCGACCAGCTTCGTATCGCTGCCGTTCGACGTGTTTGCTGCGTATGTCGATTGTGTAATCGTCACCGCGCAGAAGTGGGACAGAGCAGAAGCGAGCACGGCTATTGACCTGTACGTCTTTCCGGCGCGCCATAAGATCGCTACGGTTGAAGAGTTCGAGTGCTTTCACAAATCGTCCGACCTCGGACTATGGCGCACGAGCCCGCGGTTTGAGTTCCTTGTAACCTGTTCGACGGACGAAACACGCCTCATTAACAAGCTTCGAACAACCGGATTCGTCCTTGGTGACGAACTGTCGGTGAAGCGAGGCATCGAGACATTCCAGCCCGTGAGATTCAAGAAGGGGCTGACAAACCCGCAGACCGCGTTTGCCGGTGTGCTGCAGCGCTACATTCTCGAGCCAGGCCAGCGGCTGTTCATTTCGTTTCCCCCCGACATTCAGCGCAGCAAGCCAGTGGAGTACTTCTCGTCGAACCGGATTCTCCTTCGGCAAGTGCTCAGCAGATCGCTCCGACTTCAAGCAACGTACACTGAGGAGTTCATGCTCACCAGTCAGTCCGTTCAGAGCTTGATTCCGTCGGCTTCGTCACGCGGCGTCCTGTCGCTGCTGCAAATCCTGGCGATTCTGAACAGTAAACTGCTCTCGTGGTTTTTTGTACGCCTAAATGCAGCAGCGCGCCGAGATGACTTCCCCAAGATCATCCTCGAACAGACCCGCGAGCTGCCGCTTCCGCATCAATCTGCGACATCCAAGGCGCACGCGCCGAACCTCGCAAGGCTGGATCGGCTCGTCAACAGCATGTTGGCGCTAAATCAGTCATTGTCGCAGACGCGCATCGATCACGAGGCTACCGCGGCAGCTCGACAGATTACCGCCGTCGATCGACAGATTGACCGCATCGTCTACGAACTATTCGACCTCACCGAGAGTGAGATCGACCTCGTCGAAGACACCGCTCTGCGACTATAG